TTTATGCTACCATAATAAAATTAAATCTCCAATAGTTAATGAGATGTATGTTCAAAAAAAAACTAGAAAAAATTACAAATTAGTATATGCTAAATAAAATTTAAATTAAATTTAACTAATTAAAATTGTTTTATGATTATGACTATTTTGGCTGTCTAAATATAATTTAAATTTGATTGTGATAATTCTTAGAATTAATAATTATTAGTTTTATAGAATAAGTAAAGTTTACTATAATACCAAAATAATAGCTGTTACTTAATTTTAATATACCTTTAAAGTTACTGTAAATAAACAAAAATAGAATTTATGATACAATATATATGTATTAATAAAAAACATTAACATAGGTTTAATGCTAAAGAGAGTTTATATTTTAATTATTAATATCACTAAAAAATAATAGCATAGCAGGTGAAAAACCTTTGATTACTAAAGAAATCCCGTTAAGGTTTTATTACATCCTTATAAGAATAATATCAATATGGCATAAGAAAACAAAGTAACATTAACTAAACAATTAAAACCTTAAACCTATAAAATTGTGAATTGACATCTTCAGACTATCGTGATAGTATAGAATTGACTATCGCAATAGTCTGAAGCGTTTTTATACGCTTTTCTTAGTAATGTTTATTTATCAAATCATACAATAAGTTAGAGGTGAAATTATGAAAGGCATAATTAAAGTAACCATATTTATGTTAATAATAGTTATGACAATATCTGTATATATTTTGTATTGCCAAAAACAAAAAACTATATTATGTGAGATAAGTCAAACAAAATTAGAGCTTAAAAAACCAAAAAAAATACAGAGTGTTGGCAAAGATTTTGTTACAGTGATAGATGGCATACCACATATAAATCTAAATATTAAAACTAATTATGAAAAAATTAATGATTACTTTTCAAATAAAATTAATGAAATATCTATTAATAGCTTAATATTAAAGAAGCAAAATGACAGTATAATATATGATTTATATAATGCAAAGAATGAATTTAAAACAATAATAGAAGTTGAAGATGGATATGTATTAGCCTTTAAACAAGAGCAAGAAGAGCATAAGTTTGGTAAGCCTTACATAAAAAAAATAGACTTAACTGGTAAGGAACAGTGGAAGTTAACAATAGATAAGGTGTTAGAAAATTTTAAAATATCTTACCTAAAACAGCTTAATAACAGGAGTATTATTATAGGTTTTGCTAGGTATGACCCTATGTCACTTTTATTCTCCGGCAAACAGGTTCAGGATAAAAATTATTTAGTTTGTATAAGTCAAAAAGGTAAAGTTTTATGGAAGAAAGATTTTACAGAAACCTGTAAAAGTGTAATACAACATATTTTAATTTCTGATAAAGATGAACTGCTTTGTATAGGTGTATATAATACCTTAAATCCACCCAAATCAGAGCGAGCGTATTATCGAGATATTATGATAATTAAACTGGATAACAAAGGCACTATTATGAAGCAAAGAGTGTTTGGTGGTAGCAACTACGATAATGTGCGAAGTGTTGTTTATAACAAAGAGTTGGGTTTGCTTATCGGGGGTATCACTCAATCAACTGATGGCGACTTTAATCGTGAACAGGTGGGTATCCGAGAATTTATAGCTAGGCTAGATTCAGAGCTTAATACTATATGGTATAGATTAAGCAATAATACAAATACCTATAATGAAGCTTTATTAATAAGTGGCAAGTACTTATATGTTTCAAAACATGTTAGGTACTCTAGGGGTAATGCCATAATATCTTTAGATAAGTATAACAAAGATGGTGATATTTTATGTTCAGTTAAAGATGAACTGGATCAAGAAAAAATGTTAAGTAAAACCCTTTTACCAAATGGGAATTTTTTAGTTATTTGCAGTAATGGTAAAAAGAATAAGTGTGATTTGCTAATTTATAATAATCAAGCAGTTAAAAGATACTCACTAAAATATATACCACGAGAAATTATACCTACTAATGATGGAGGTTTTATTTTAAAGTCTGTAAGAAACATTAAAACACTACCACAACCCTGTATTTCATATACATACTATGATACTGAAACTACAATCGAAAAATATAACAATGAATATAAGCTAGAGTGGCGTAAAAGTTATGATCATTACCAAGATAAGTTAGGAACAGATTTTGTTTTACCATTGCCAAGTGGCAAAGTTATTGTACAGTAAACTCGTTAGCTTAGATTACAACTGAGTTAATATTTTATCGCTAATATTGTAGTGATGTGATTCCAGCGTTGTTCATTACCTAAAGAAGTATTATAGACTAAGTTAATAACGTTGACACTTACAGACTAACATGATAGGATAAATATAAACTATTGTGATAGTCTGAGGGGATGTTTTAAACAATAAAAATAAATTAAACAATGCAAAGAAACTTAGAAAACAACAGCAGAAATGACTGAATAACTGCAAGAAAAAAGTAGGTGTAATTATACAATATTTAGAAGGTGAAATAGTGAAGTATATTAATAAAATATCAATATTTATATTAATAATAGTTGTGTTTATAACTTTAGGTGTAATAAGTATTGAAAAACAAATACAGATTATCGATACAGATAAAGATGTAACAACTATTTATGATATGCAACATCTAAAAACGATTAAAATTAAATATTATGAAAAACTTAGTGATTATTGTTCTCATAAAATTAATGAGATACCCATTACTAGTATGTCACTAATGAAGATAGATAATTTTAGAATATATGATGCAGATAACCCAAATAGTGAATTAAAAGAACTAATAGAAGTTGAAGATGGATATTTATTAGCATTTAAACAAAAGCAAGATGTTATAGGATTTAAAGAGCGTGAGTTTTATAATACATACATAAAAAAAATAGATTTAACTGGGAAAGAGCTATGGAAGTTAACAATAGATAAAGCATTGCAGAAGTTAACGATAGATTACTTTAAAGTACTACCTAACCGAAATATAATTATTAGTTTTACAGCTTGTGAACTTCACGAGCAGTTACAGAAAAAGAGTATAACTTGTATTAGCCAGCAAGGCCAAGTTCTATGGAAACAAAGCTTTACAGAAACCTGCGGAAGTGTAATAAAACATATTTTATATACTGAAAAAAATGAATTGTATTGTGTTGGTGCTTGTAATACTAAAAACCCAATCGAGTCAGATCAGCAGTATCATAGAGATATAGTACTGACCAAAATAAATAACAAAGGCGTTATTGTTAAACAGAGATTATTTGGAGGTAGCAATTACGATGATGTTCATTGTGTTGAATACAATAAGCAGTTTGGTTTGGTTATTGCAGGAGCAACTAAGTCATTTGATGGTGAATTTATAGAACGCATATTTAAAGATACTCGAGACTTTGTAGCTCTGTTTGATTCAAATCTTAACACTTTATGGTGTAGAATAAACATGGATAAACATAACGATGACACGAACAATAAAAATATTATAGTAAATAATAAAATTATTTATCTTACTAAATATCTTTTTGATGATTATACTTACCATGAAAGAATAGCTATGATTAAAATATATGATAAGACTGGTGATAGATTATATAAACAATTAACTACCACCACACAATACGATATATTCAAAAAACATACACTACTACCAAATGGATGGTTTATAGTGGCCAATGCTAATCGTAATAGTTGTTGTTTATTAATCTATAATGATCAGGGCAATTATAAAACAGGTTATTTCTTAGGACATTCGCCACAAGATATTATACCCACTGTTGATGGAGGTTTTATTTTAAAATCTATTAGAGAAATTAAAACACTACCATTTTCATGTATGCGGCATGATACTGAAACAATAATCGAAAAATATAACAATGAATATAAGCTAGAGTGGCGTAAAAGTTATGATCATTACCAAGATAAGTTAGGAACAGATTTTGTTTTACCATTGCCAAGTGGAAAAGTTATTGTGCAGTAATTTCATTCATGTTAACTAAACTATAAATATGTTGACACCAACAGACTATCGTGATAGTATGAGTATACTATTGCGATAGTCTGTTTAGTTTACTTGAATAAAATTTAAAAAAATTAATGCAAAACTTAAAGTCCCATTATAGATTCAACAATAAATAAGAGAAGGTGAAGAAGTGAAGTATGTTAGTAAAATATCAATATTTATATTAATAATAGTTATGTTTATAACTTTAGGTGCCTTTAGTAGTGAAAAACCAACCCAAATCATAAATACAGATATAGAAGCAATTATAGATTCTATAGCAGATCTAAACGATGATAAAAATAAACATTGTCAAAATATTAGCGATTATCAACCTAATAAAATTAATGAAATACCTCTTACTAGTTTGTCACTAATAAAAATAAATAATTTTAAAATATATGATGCAGAGAATCCCAATAGTGAATTAAAAGAGCTAATAGAAGTTGAAGAGGGATATTCATTAGCATTTAAACAAAAGCAAGATATAAAGGGCTTTAAAGAGCGTGAGTTTTATAAACCATACATTAAAAAAATAGATTTATCTGGTAAAGAATTGTGGCAGTTAACAATAGATAATGCATTGCAACATTTAACAATAGATTATTTTAAACAACTGGCTAACGGAAATTTAATTATTAGTTTTTCAGGCTGTGAAGCTAATCAACAGTTGCATAAAAAGAATAATTTAACTTGTATTAGCCAGCAAGGCGAGGTTTTATGGAAACAAAGCTTTGCAGAAACATGTGGAAGTGTAATAAAACATATTTTAAATACTGAAAATAATGATTTGCTTTGTGTTGGAATTTGTAACACCAAAAACTTAACTGATAAATCATCAGTCTCAGTTAGAGACATAGTAATAACTAAAATAAATAACAATGGCGTTATTGTTAAACAAAGATTATTTGGAGGTAACGATTACGATGATGTTCACTGTATTGCTTACAGCAAGCAGTTCGGTTTAGTTATTGCAGGAGTAACTAAATCAACTAACGGAGACTTTAAAAATAGAGATTTCTCAGATAACCAAGGGTTTATAGCTAGGCTAGATTCTAATCTTAACACTATATGGTACAGACTAAATAAGATTAGCGAATGCTTTAATAATAATGTTTTAATAAGTGATAAATACTTATATCTTACTAAACATGCTAGAGATGTGGGCATTAATAGCATAGGTATTATTGAAAAATACAATGATAATGGAGATATAGTATTATCAACTAAAAGCAAGCTATCTCAAAAGCGATTTAAACATGAAACTCTTTTACCAAATGGCGATTTTCTAATTCCCTGTAGCAATTTTATAGTTAAATGTAGCAATAGGTATGTGGGTGATTTATTAATTTATAGTAATCAGGGATTAATTAAAAAAAATTATGCCTTAAACTATTCTCCACAAGATATTATTCCGACTGTTGACGGAGGGTTTATTATAAAATCTATTAGATACATTAAACGAGCAACTCTGCCTATAGTTGTGTCTCTTGCACTTTATGATACTGAAACAATAATTGAAAAATATAATAATGAATACGAGTTAGAGTGGTGTAAAAGCTATGATAATTACCAAGATAAGTTAGGAACAGATTTTGTTTTACCATTGCCAAGTGGCAAAGTTATTGTGCAGTAACTTGTTAGTTATGGTAAGTATTTAAATTGGCTAAATTTTTTAGCTAAAACTCTAAGAAGCTAATGATAAATTTGACCTTCTTTGCAATATTGACATCTACAGACTATCATGGTAGTATTGATATATACTATTACAATAGTCTGAGGTGTTATAAATGAAAAAAATAAAATTATTTGATGCAGAATTAAGATTAATGGAATTAATATGGCAGCAGCAAAAACAGCCAGTAAGTGCTAAACAACTTAGTATATTGGCAAACGATGAAATAGGTTGGAATAAAAATACCACCTATACTGTTATAAAAAAGTTAGTAGCTAAAAATGCTGTAAAGCGTGAAGAACCCAACTATATATGTGTGCCTTTAATTTCACGAGACCAAGTTCAATTAGCTGAAACCCGTGATTTAATTAATAAACTATTTGAGGGCTCTGTAAAAACATTTTTTAGCTCATTTATAAAAAAAGAAAATTTAACTGATGATGAGATATCTCAGTTAAAAGACTTAATAGACAAAAAGCTTTAGTGGTAAAAAAATGCTAAATACCATATTTTATTATTTACTCAACATGAGTATTATGGGTTCTTTTGTAGGGCTAATAGTTTTAGTTTTGGTAAAACTATTGCATAAATTTTTTCCTCAAAAGTTTATATTTGCTTTGTGGGCTATTGTTGCTTTTAGGTTTTTGTTTCCACTAACAATATCTAGTAAGTACAGTTTAATTAATCTTATTGCTGGTAGGTTTGCAAAAGCAATACATGTTAAATTTGGAGAAACATTTATTCCAATAAGACCACCAGTAACAACCACTAATTTTCTGTTGGCAGTAAAAAATTATCAGCCTTTAGTGTATAAAAATGATAACATAGAGAGTCTATTTAACATTATAAGTAACTTTTGGTTTGTAGGCCTAGTTATAGCTGTTATAGTAGCTATAGTATTGTATATATTAACTATTAAGCAGTTTAAGACAGCAACTTTAGTGAAAGGTTATGAAGCTGATTTAAAGAATTGCTGTAAAAAACTAAAACTCTCGA
This Clostridium sp. 'deep sea' DNA region includes the following protein-coding sequences:
- a CDS encoding BlaI/MecI/CopY family transcriptional regulator; this encodes MKKIKLFDAELRLMELIWQQQKQPVSAKQLSILANDEIGWNKNTTYTVIKKLVAKNAVKREEPNYICVPLISRDQVQLAETRDLINKLFEGSVKTFFSSFIKKENLTDDEISQLKDLIDKKL